One window of Thiomicrorhabdus lithotrophica genomic DNA carries:
- a CDS encoding ABC transporter ATP-binding protein, whose product MSESTVLSVQNLVLNIGENRLIDDISFEIKPAEIFALVGESGSGKSLTSLAIMRLLPEVITVDSGDIVLHQQNLFELPEYQMQKVRGKQVAMIFQEPMTSLNPVMKVGDQVSEVLKLHLGLKNSAARDKVVSLFEEVGIPQAKERYDWYPHQLSGGQKQRVMIAMALACEPDLLIADEPTTALDVTIQAQVLELLKSIRDKRGLSILFITHDMGVVYEMADTVAVMKQGKIIEQAEKEKFFNEASHPYTQKLLQDAVPKQKLKPQLDSTKLLELNDLKVHFPIKKGLFQRTVGMVKAVDGVSLIIEKGQTLALVGESGSGKSTIGQAILKLVNTTDGKVFYADLDSETISLTDLSERQMKPLRKNIQVIFQDPFSALNPRMTVSEIIREGMVSLKVGSQNKQDQDNRIDELLTQVGLEVDFKHRYPHEFSGGQRQRIGIARALAVEPELIICDEPTSALDVTVRAQVLELLESLQKQYQLSYLFITHDLSIIPAIAHKVAVMQNGKVVEQGTVEEIMHNPQHEYTQKLLNSAPQLIRKVMFA is encoded by the coding sequence ATGTCTGAATCGACCGTCTTAAGTGTTCAAAATCTTGTATTAAATATAGGAGAGAATCGTTTAATTGACGATATTAGTTTTGAAATCAAACCTGCTGAAATTTTTGCTTTAGTAGGTGAGTCGGGCAGTGGTAAATCTCTAACTTCCCTAGCCATCATGCGTCTATTGCCAGAAGTAATAACAGTTGATTCTGGTGATATCGTATTACATCAACAAAACCTGTTTGAATTACCAGAATACCAAATGCAAAAAGTGCGTGGTAAGCAGGTAGCCATGATATTTCAAGAGCCTATGACATCACTTAACCCTGTGATGAAAGTCGGAGATCAAGTGTCCGAAGTTCTTAAACTGCATTTAGGATTAAAGAACTCGGCTGCACGAGATAAAGTCGTTTCTCTTTTTGAAGAGGTAGGCATTCCTCAAGCTAAAGAACGTTATGATTGGTATCCGCACCAATTATCTGGCGGACAAAAACAACGTGTGATGATTGCGATGGCACTGGCTTGTGAGCCTGACCTGCTCATTGCAGATGAGCCAACCACCGCTTTAGATGTGACTATTCAAGCGCAAGTATTAGAGCTGCTTAAATCCATTCGTGACAAGCGTGGCTTATCCATTTTATTCATTACACACGATATGGGCGTTGTTTATGAAATGGCAGATACCGTTGCGGTTATGAAGCAAGGTAAAATCATTGAGCAGGCAGAGAAAGAGAAATTCTTTAATGAAGCTAGTCATCCCTATACACAAAAACTATTACAAGATGCTGTCCCAAAACAAAAGTTAAAACCTCAATTAGATTCTACAAAACTGCTAGAGCTTAATGATTTAAAAGTACATTTTCCAATTAAGAAAGGTTTGTTTCAAAGAACTGTCGGTATGGTTAAAGCGGTAGATGGTGTCAGCTTAATTATCGAAAAAGGTCAAACTTTAGCGTTGGTAGGCGAGTCGGGTTCGGGTAAGAGCACCATTGGCCAAGCGATATTGAAACTTGTTAATACTACTGATGGCAAAGTGTTTTATGCAGACCTAGATAGTGAAACCATAAGCTTAACCGACTTGTCAGAACGTCAAATGAAACCGTTACGTAAAAATATTCAAGTCATTTTTCAAGATCCATTTTCAGCACTAAACCCGAGAATGACGGTAAGTGAAATTATTCGTGAAGGCATGGTTAGTTTAAAAGTGGGCAGTCAAAACAAACAAGATCAAGATAATCGTATAGATGAATTACTTACTCAAGTTGGTCTAGAAGTCGATTTTAAACACCGCTATCCGCATGAGTTCTCTGGTGGTCAAAGACAGCGTATTGGTATTGCAAGAGCTTTGGCGGTAGAGCCAGAGTTAATTATTTGCGATGAACCGACCAGTGCATTAGATGTAACCGTAAGAGCGCAGGTTCTAGAGTTGCTAGAAAGTTTACAAAAACAGTACCAGTTGTCCTATCTGTTCATCACTCATGATCTATCCATTATCCCTGCCATTGCGCACAAAGTAGCCGTTATGCAAAATGGTAAAGTGGTAGAGCAGGGAACCGTCGAAGAGATTATGCATAATCCACAACACGAATATACTCAAAAGCTACTTAACTCTGCTCCACAGCTCATTCGTAAGGTTATGTTTGCCTAG
- a CDS encoding DUF502 domain-containing protein: protein MFGFISRNILTGLITILPIVLTVYLLYWFGVTAEEFLGGLIKSLFSDSYYWPGMGMVIGLAGLFAIGVLMHAYVVRLIFKKIEGLILHMPVVKPVYRAIRDFFDYFNPNKEQDFNQVVSIEMADTGMKVIGFITQPLSTELPDGYNDEGNVLVYLPLSYMIGGYTVLVPRDNVKPVDMTIEEAMRFTLTAGVASRENTKK, encoded by the coding sequence ATGTTCGGATTCATTAGCCGTAATATTCTTACTGGTTTAATTACGATTTTGCCGATTGTATTAACGGTTTATTTGCTTTATTGGTTTGGAGTGACAGCCGAAGAATTTTTAGGTGGGTTAATCAAATCACTTTTTTCTGATAGTTATTACTGGCCAGGTATGGGGATGGTTATAGGCCTGGCAGGCCTGTTTGCAATTGGTGTTTTAATGCATGCCTATGTAGTACGTTTGATATTCAAAAAAATAGAAGGTTTGATTTTGCACATGCCAGTGGTCAAGCCTGTTTATAGAGCAATTCGTGACTTTTTTGATTATTTTAATCCAAATAAAGAGCAAGATTTTAATCAGGTTGTTTCAATTGAGATGGCGGATACGGGTATGAAGGTTATTGGTTTTATTACTCAGCCTTTATCAACTGAATTGCCAGATGGGTATAACGATGAAGGTAATGTTTTGGTGTATTTACCATTGAGTTATATGATTGGTGGCTACACGGTGCTAGTACCACGTGACAATGTCAAACCTGTTGATATGACAATTGAGGAGGCAATGCGCTTTACTTTAACAGCTGGGGTCGCTTCTCGTGAGAATACAAAAAAATAG